In a genomic window of Mageeibacillus indolicus UPII9-5:
- a CDS encoding DUF2156 domain-containing protein encodes MKLPTEKNPFAVAGPIEFTKLEVADRDLYLKYYNRNPIYISDICFNSRIAWNGGFNYHKAVIADTLVVVAYDDRFTDFHFAAPVGLHGSTDLQAIIDVLWDPYAALSAVLPRKENLQNYRYITTGENGEFCELPVPTLAQEEIPGADKGNSPFLRFMFVDETQLSYFTNLKGYRTEVYYNPDYSDYFYDGEKMRTLAGKALHAKRNHLTQFMNDHPNAVYAPLQASDGPDAVLLSRVSALAAGKDPDNIKQGDSPAIAAFFAAFPQLLTRGGTIRENGELLAFAAYSQNGDDCVFCHFEKAAVGHEDAYVAINALTLRNEFPNVRFVNREEDIGLPHLRKAKMSYHPLKKINKYEVWIYRLR; translated from the coding sequence ATGAAATTGCCGACAGAGAAAAATCCTTTTGCCGTGGCAGGGCCGATAGAATTTACTAAGCTTGAAGTTGCTGACCGCGACTTATATTTAAAATATTATAACCGCAATCCCATATATATATCAGACATTTGTTTTAATAGCAGAATTGCCTGGAACGGTGGTTTCAATTATCATAAGGCGGTAATAGCGGATACGTTGGTGGTAGTTGCTTATGATGACCGTTTTACCGATTTTCATTTTGCGGCACCGGTGGGGTTGCATGGTAGCACGGATCTGCAAGCGATCATCGATGTGCTTTGGGATCCGTATGCGGCGTTGTCCGCGGTATTGCCGCGTAAAGAAAATCTACAGAACTATAGATATATAACTACCGGTGAGAACGGGGAGTTTTGTGAGTTGCCGGTGCCGACACTTGCTCAGGAAGAAATCCCGGGTGCAGATAAGGGAAACAGCCCGTTTTTGCGGTTTATGTTTGTAGATGAAACGCAACTGTCATACTTTACGAACTTAAAAGGTTACCGGACGGAAGTATATTATAATCCGGATTATTCGGATTACTTCTATGATGGGGAAAAAATGCGGACGCTGGCCGGCAAGGCTTTGCATGCGAAACGAAATCATCTAACTCAGTTTATGAATGATCATCCGAATGCCGTTTATGCTCCGTTGCAGGCAAGCGATGGGCCCGATGCCGTATTACTCAGCAGGGTATCTGCTTTGGCGGCCGGTAAGGACCCGGATAATATCAAACAGGGCGATAGCCCGGCCATAGCCGCGTTTTTTGCGGCCTTTCCCCAATTGCTAACCAGGGGTGGCACAATCCGCGAAAACGGTGAGCTGTTGGCTTTTGCCGCATATTCGCAAAATGGGGATGACTGCGTTTTCTGTCATTTTGAAAAAGCGGCGGTTGGGCATGAGGATGCCTACGTAGCGATCAACGCGTTGACTTTACGCAATGAATTCCCTAATGTAAGATTCGTAAATCGTGAGGAGGATATCGGTTTGCCGCATTTGCGCAAGGCAAAAATGTCTTATCACCCGTTGAAGAAAATCAATAAATATGAAGTGTGGATCTATCGTCTCCGATGA
- a CDS encoding fumarylacetoacetate hydrolase family protein, producing MKLVTYFCQPQQEKIMYDPLCIPTPNFPGILLDTGILPLSELGFTYPDWNTAIAGSHPLCFKTLAAKLRQADLATLSILPRSSITLLAPIPQPRQDVLCIGSNYYPAGTPSEKRHPLDQTMYFSKRTFHLAGPGAVLPHHQDVTASYLYEMELGVVLGKTIYQANENEAAAAILGYTVFNDCTSAILCKKFNQVYIGKSLPGFSVMGPYIVTADEFAAAPEFTIIGKLNNEIRQTGNTVDMIKNTLAILVEVSRYTVLAAGTILSTGTPQPITTRENPLQVKPGDHICGEISGVGQLDCYIAEA from the coding sequence ATGAAACTTGTCACCTATTTTTGTCAACCGCAGCAAGAAAAAATAATGTACGATCCGCTTTGCATACCGACCCCAAATTTCCCCGGTATTTTACTTGATACAGGCATATTACCACTCTCAGAGCTAGGTTTCACTTACCCGGACTGGAACACAGCAATCGCAGGCAGCCACCCGCTTTGCTTCAAAACTTTAGCTGCCAAACTTCGCCAAGCCGATTTGGCCACGCTATCCATTTTGCCGCGGTCATCCATCACTTTGCTGGCTCCTATCCCTCAGCCTCGCCAGGATGTACTTTGCATCGGCTCCAATTATTATCCCGCCGGAACCCCGTCAGAAAAACGACACCCTTTAGACCAGACAATGTATTTTAGCAAGCGGACCTTCCATCTGGCCGGCCCCGGCGCCGTTTTGCCGCACCATCAAGACGTTACCGCCAGTTATCTCTACGAGATGGAATTAGGCGTGGTTTTAGGCAAAACAATTTATCAGGCCAACGAAAATGAAGCCGCAGCCGCCATCCTCGGGTACACTGTCTTTAACGACTGCACTTCCGCCATTTTGTGCAAAAAATTTAATCAAGTCTATATAGGAAAAAGTTTGCCCGGCTTTTCGGTAATGGGTCCGTACATTGTCACGGCAGATGAGTTTGCTGCCGCACCGGAATTTACGATAATCGGCAAGCTTAACAATGAAATTCGTCAGACCGGCAACACGGTTGACATGATTAAAAATACTCTCGCAATTTTGGTTGAAGTAAGTCGCTATACTGTTTTAGCCGCCGGTACAATTCTGTCAACCGGTACCCCCCAACCGATCACTACACGAGAAAATCCCCTACAAGTCAAGCCGGGCGACCACATTTGTGGCGAGATTAGTGGGGTGGGGCAGCTTGATTGCTACATAGCTGAGGCATAG
- a CDS encoding CPBP family intramembrane glutamic endopeptidase encodes MNKRKNLHFTIGNIFIPLMGLVLFLITVIVAATVYGIYAVLTTHQTLSPEFIVETATDNMVGLIYSLIQIILFAVILYFCRRRGKPYLFTRLPHLLSLPLLVVVAGGGVGLATLWLNLARILGNHFSFWAANVERYETLIATLESPERFLLMVLSTCILVPFAEELLFRGIVLSEFKLCLKPTVAAVMAGILFGLFHADWIQSIYAGILGIVLGLVYVWTESIWASIFMHIVFNLLGGALSTWLKDDVKGTAIYTIAMYALLVLSPFALVGLAKLRRKGETVARGSAVWAAQVAQQEMNGVGGSGDLHTGSTGAGFGSSAANVTNVTGSDTAAPADQGATRPKL; translated from the coding sequence ATGAATAAACGCAAAAATTTACATTTTACGATCGGCAATATTTTTATTCCTTTGATGGGCTTAGTCCTTTTCTTGATTACGGTTATTGTTGCGGCAACCGTCTATGGTATATATGCGGTTTTGACAACACATCAGACGTTATCACCTGAGTTCATTGTTGAAACGGCTACGGATAATATGGTTGGCTTAATATATTCTTTGATACAAATTATCTTGTTTGCGGTAATCCTATATTTTTGCCGGCGGCGAGGGAAACCATATCTCTTCACTCGGTTGCCGCATCTATTAAGTTTACCTTTGCTGGTGGTAGTTGCTGGCGGCGGTGTCGGTTTGGCTACGCTTTGGCTGAATCTGGCTCGGATTTTGGGCAATCACTTTTCTTTTTGGGCGGCCAATGTGGAAAGATATGAGACCTTGATCGCTACGCTCGAGTCGCCGGAACGATTTTTGTTGATGGTGTTGAGCACTTGCATTTTGGTGCCGTTTGCCGAGGAGCTTCTATTCCGCGGAATCGTTTTAAGCGAGTTTAAACTGTGTTTGAAGCCTACGGTGGCGGCGGTGATGGCCGGGATCTTGTTCGGGCTTTTTCACGCCGATTGGATTCAATCTATCTACGCGGGGATTTTGGGCATTGTTTTAGGCTTGGTGTATGTTTGGACGGAATCTATCTGGGCCTCTATTTTTATGCACATAGTTTTCAATTTGCTGGGTGGGGCGCTTTCTACTTGGCTGAAAGACGATGTCAAGGGTACGGCAATATACACAATCGCTATGTATGCTTTGTTGGTGCTGAGTCCGTTTGCCTTGGTCGGGTTAGCTAAACTGCGGCGGAAAGGGGAAACGGTGGCCCGGGGATCGGCGGTTTGGGCTGCGCAGGTTGCCCAACAAGAAATGAATGGGGTCGGTGGTAGCGGTGACCTGCATACGGGTAGTACGGGTGCCGGTTTTGGCTCAAGTGCAGCAAATGTCACAAATGTGACTGGTTCGGATACTGCGGCTCCGGCAGATCAAGGAGCTACAAGGCCGAAATTATAA
- a CDS encoding DUF1292 domain-containing protein: protein MSLFRRSVTSGQAPRGLRNSRRLPPAAEQQMAAAIVARDGEEETLAVLEDVDTGVEFYMDIIDRFALNGRNYIALFPLPDKRQTTLPELVILRVISGDGQSVNSLFESIRDRSELNAAFDAFSIRYERSIYSK from the coding sequence ATGTCTCTGTTTAGAAGATCCGTAACTTCCGGTCAAGCGCCGCGTGGGCTAAGAAACTCGCGGCGTTTGCCGCCGGCGGCCGAGCAGCAGATGGCGGCGGCGATCGTTGCCCGTGACGGCGAAGAAGAAACATTGGCCGTATTGGAAGATGTTGATACCGGTGTAGAGTTTTATATGGACATAATCGACCGTTTTGCATTAAACGGTAGAAATTATATCGCTTTGTTCCCCTTGCCGGATAAGCGACAGACGACTTTACCTGAGTTGGTTATATTGCGAGTGATTAGTGGTGACGGGCAGAGTGTAAACTCGCTTTTTGAGTCAATCCGGGACCGGAGTGAACTGAATGCAGCTTTTGACGCGTTCAGTATCAGATACGAGAGAAGTATATACAGTAAATGA
- a CDS encoding DUF1292 domain-containing protein: MLNLNNIFYSDECDCGCGHTKEHEHEHDLEHEHSCGCGCGCEDEGEIGESIVTMVDEETGEEYQFSIVDDFDFEGEVYCVLLTVDKDPEALIVKVVTDENDNDYFMSLEDEEYDRVSAEYERILAEADDEDDDGSEYVIEGGKE; encoded by the coding sequence ATGCTAAATTTAAACAATATTTTTTATTCTGACGAGTGTGATTGTGGTTGCGGCCATACGAAAGAACACGAGCATGAGCACGACCTTGAACATGAACATTCTTGCGGTTGCGGCTGTGGCTGTGAGGATGAAGGCGAAATCGGTGAAAGTATCGTCACCATGGTCGATGAAGAAACCGGGGAAGAGTACCAATTCTCAATAGTTGACGATTTCGATTTTGAAGGCGAGGTTTACTGCGTACTTTTGACAGTGGACAAAGACCCTGAAGCTTTAATTGTTAAAGTGGTCACCGATGAGAATGACAATGACTATTTTATGAGTTTGGAAGATGAAGAATATGACCGCGTATCAGCTGAATATGAAAGAATTTTGGCTGAAGCGGATGATGAAGATGACGACGGATCCGAGTACGTTATTGAGGGCGGAAAGGAATAA
- a CDS encoding HAD hydrolase family protein — protein MLGTHNYKRYAGSGNAGNSTSSVSTTGNSTSASVDTAESAPALVSLTTPVCVDSRTTHFARSSTPTPDKLRGKIKLVASDLDGTLLTDASCISPRTAQTICRLAKNGIDFTIATGRILSRLPLNLCRETDLHYAVLANGAETWDLKRNICLSTLPLSGATVTAVLRVLAAFPLYFEVYFAGEAYTDNARRQFYRDSLYSPAKLIDMRRSRHTVPDLFEFVAARKISKVVMPQATPELLAELDRKCAPIKDLIITNSAFGNREYNAGNCTKVAGIKALVEYLHLQLDEVLVFGDAGNDLPMFATFPHSVAMANATPNIAAKAAYRTGNNNADGVAEFCETYLL, from the coding sequence ATGTTAGGCACGCATAACTATAAAAGATATGCCGGCAGCGGCAACGCCGGCAACAGCACCAGCAGTGTCAGCACCACCGGCAACAGCACCAGCGCCAGCGTTGATACCGCCGAATCAGCCCCGGCTTTGGTAAGCCTGACAACCCCAGTTTGCGTTGATTCCCGAACAACCCACTTTGCCCGGAGCTCAACACCAACACCCGACAAATTACGCGGCAAGATAAAACTTGTTGCCAGCGATTTAGACGGAACCCTCCTCACCGATGCCTCTTGCATTTCTCCGCGCACGGCTCAAACCATATGTCGCCTAGCTAAAAATGGCATAGACTTCACCATTGCGACCGGACGCATTTTATCCCGTCTGCCACTCAACTTATGCCGCGAAACCGACCTGCACTATGCGGTTTTGGCCAATGGAGCTGAAACTTGGGACTTAAAACGCAACATTTGCCTTAGCACCTTACCCCTTTCCGGAGCGACTGTAACCGCCGTGCTGCGTGTTTTGGCCGCCTTCCCCCTCTATTTCGAAGTATATTTCGCCGGCGAAGCGTACACCGACAATGCTCGTCGCCAATTTTATCGAGATAGTCTATACAGCCCGGCCAAATTAATTGATATGCGCCGCTCACGCCACACCGTCCCCGATCTGTTTGAATTTGTCGCCGCAAGAAAAATTAGCAAAGTGGTCATGCCGCAAGCAACCCCTGAATTATTGGCGGAGCTAGACCGTAAATGCGCCCCAATTAAAGATTTGATCATTACCAACTCAGCCTTCGGCAACCGCGAATACAACGCCGGTAACTGTACCAAAGTCGCCGGTATAAAAGCACTAGTCGAATACCTGCACCTACAACTGGATGAAGTTTTAGTCTTTGGTGATGCCGGCAACGATTTGCCGATGTTTGCAACTTTCCCACATTCCGTAGCCATGGCCAATGCCACTCCAAACATTGCAGCCAAGGCCGCTTATCGTACGGGGAACAATAACGCTGACGGTGTTGCCGAATTTTGCGAAACCTATTTGCTGTAA
- a CDS encoding IreB family regulatory phosphoprotein, whose translation MDDSRTTRFVLGQDKQAEAAEIMRQVLAALEEKGYNPVSQLVGYFLSDDPTYITNYANARGVIRRMERDELLEVILQKYIASLRQDG comes from the coding sequence ATGGATGACAGTAGGACGACCAGATTTGTTCTAGGTCAAGATAAACAAGCTGAAGCAGCCGAAATTATGCGTCAAGTCCTGGCCGCTTTGGAGGAGAAGGGATACAATCCTGTCAGCCAATTGGTGGGATATTTTTTGTCCGATGATCCGACATATATCACTAATTACGCCAATGCACGCGGAGTGATTCGGCGTATGGAACGGGATGAGCTGCTGGAAGTAATACTGCAAAAGTATATAGCAAGTCTGAGGCAGGATGGCTGA
- the mtaB gene encoding tRNA (N(6)-L-threonylcarbamoyladenosine(37)-C(2))-methylthiotransferase MtaB, whose amino-acid sequence MSKGQENILGNMVQGEKRPTVALFNLGCKVNRYETDAVAQQFATAGYEVVDFDSVADIYVLNTCAVTGEAGRKSGQMLRRARKKNPAAVVAVMGCHVQLGGECSAADIVVGTQGKKRVFAAVEHFRAEWAEHNFAADARPARLDMIQTLALADAPDFEDFGAVDQQSETRAYIKIQDGCNNFCSYCAIPFARGRVRSRSEESILREGRGIAAAGFKEVVITGIHVCSYGRDRGESSTALTSLCAKLAELPGLERIRLGSLEPLSVSAAFIEAASANPKLCPHFHLSLQSGSDTVLRRMRRRYTTENYRQVVNGLRAAYGERLGLTTDIIVGFPGETEAEFAETVAFCREMSFTRMHIFRYSERAGTAATQFEGKVEASVAAYRAEELAKVAAELQAAHQARRQGKNDLVLLEQRDKEGYFEGYAPNYDPIVLGFDTSELKSGLIIPVRLIGIRNGRFIGRPLS is encoded by the coding sequence ATGTCTAAAGGTCAGGAAAATATTCTGGGAAATATGGTTCAGGGTGAGAAGCGTCCGACGGTGGCGTTGTTTAACTTGGGGTGTAAGGTTAACCGCTATGAAACGGATGCAGTGGCACAGCAGTTTGCTACGGCCGGCTACGAGGTGGTCGATTTCGATAGCGTTGCCGATATCTATGTTCTTAACACCTGCGCCGTTACCGGGGAGGCCGGTCGCAAATCTGGGCAAATGTTGCGGCGGGCGCGTAAAAAAAATCCGGCAGCAGTGGTGGCGGTGATGGGGTGCCACGTTCAACTGGGCGGCGAATGTTCTGCGGCTGATATTGTGGTCGGAACGCAGGGGAAAAAGCGGGTTTTTGCAGCAGTGGAGCATTTCCGGGCTGAATGGGCCGAACACAATTTTGCTGCAGATGCACGGCCGGCTCGCCTGGACATGATCCAAACTTTGGCACTTGCCGATGCCCCTGATTTTGAGGACTTTGGTGCTGTAGATCAGCAAAGCGAAACTAGGGCTTACATAAAAATACAAGATGGGTGTAATAATTTCTGTTCGTACTGTGCTATTCCGTTCGCCCGGGGTCGGGTGCGCAGTCGTAGCGAGGAATCGATTTTGCGCGAGGGCCGCGGAATTGCGGCGGCAGGGTTTAAAGAGGTCGTAATTACCGGTATCCACGTCTGTTCTTACGGACGTGACCGGGGCGAAAGTTCCACTGCTCTCACTTCGCTTTGCGCAAAATTAGCGGAACTCCCGGGCTTGGAACGTATTCGTCTGGGATCGCTTGAGCCTTTGTCGGTTTCAGCGGCTTTTATAGAGGCGGCGTCAGCCAATCCCAAGCTTTGCCCGCATTTCCATTTGTCGTTGCAAAGTGGCAGCGATACGGTTCTGCGGCGGATGCGTCGGCGTTACACTACAGAGAATTATCGTCAAGTCGTGAACGGGTTGCGGGCGGCGTATGGTGAGCGTCTGGGACTTACGACAGATATAATTGTCGGATTCCCGGGCGAGACGGAGGCAGAATTTGCAGAAACTGTCGCTTTTTGTCGAGAAATGTCGTTTACCCGTATGCACATTTTCCGTTATTCTGAGCGTGCCGGAACGGCAGCGACGCAGTTTGAAGGTAAGGTTGAAGCAAGTGTGGCTGCTTACCGGGCAGAAGAATTGGCAAAGGTGGCGGCCGAATTGCAGGCGGCGCATCAGGCACGGCGACAGGGCAAGAATGATCTTGTCTTGCTTGAGCAAAGAGATAAAGAAGGTTATTTCGAAGGTTACGCGCCGAATTACGATCCGATTGTGCTTGGGTTTGACACCTCCGAACTCAAGTCGGGATTGATTATTCCGGTGCGGCTGATAGGAATTCGCAACGGTCGTTTCATCGGCCGACCGCTGAGCTGA
- the ruvX gene encoding Holliday junction resolvase RuvX, giving the protein MEKYLGIDYGQARIGVAVSDALGITARGIETICWNGEEFTKPVNRICELAKQNGVAAIVIGLPRRTDGKIGVSEEKARQLGDLLQELTGLNIIWRDERYTTVLAHRVLNESTVKKRQKRSVVDQVAAEIILQDFLESLRL; this is encoded by the coding sequence ATGGAAAAGTATTTGGGCATAGACTATGGCCAGGCTCGCATCGGCGTTGCTGTCAGTGACGCTTTGGGTATAACGGCGCGGGGAATTGAAACAATTTGTTGGAACGGTGAAGAATTTACTAAGCCGGTGAACCGCATTTGCGAGTTGGCCAAGCAAAACGGCGTCGCGGCTATTGTTATTGGCTTACCACGGCGTACCGATGGGAAAATCGGTGTAAGTGAGGAGAAAGCGCGTCAGTTGGGTGATCTTTTGCAAGAACTTACCGGTTTGAACATCATTTGGCGCGATGAACGGTACACTACGGTTTTAGCACATCGGGTTTTAAATGAATCTACCGTGAAAAAAAGGCAAAAACGCAGTGTGGTAGATCAGGTGGCGGCGGAAATTATTTTGCAGGATTTTTTGGAGAGCCTGCGTCTCTGA